In the Pirellulales bacterium genome, GAAACGCATTTCGACCCTGGATCGGTACTAGTCATGAGCACCATCACCGCCGACACACACGTTCCTTCGCATGGTGAGCACGCCCACATGGGCAGTTTCCTCTCCACGTACGTGTTTTCCCGCGATCACAAGATCATCGGCATTCAGTTCTTGTTCAGCACCTTGATCTGGTTCCTGCTCGGCGGCTTGCTCGCCCTCGCCATTCGCTGGCAGCTCGCGTATCCTTGGTCTTCAATGCCGATTTTAGGGAAGCTGCTGTTCTCCGCTGAAGGCGGTCAGATCGCTCCCGAAACGTACACGATGTTGTTCACGATGCATGCTTCGGTGATGATCTTTTTGGTCATTATTCCAATTCTGGCTGGCGCCTTCGGCAACTTTCTGATTCCGCTCATGATTGGCGCCGACGACATGGCGTTCCCAACCCTCAACATGCTGAGCTACTGGTTCATGTGGCCGGCGTTCGTTGCCTTCGGTGCGAGCTTTTTCGTGGGCACGGGGCCGTCCTCGGGATGGACCTCCTATCCGCCGCTCGCGCTGACTTCCGAAGCGCAAATGCTTTGGCTCGTGGGCCTCACCTTCGTCGGCGTGTCGTCGATGATGGGGTCGGTCAATTACCTCACCACGATTATCCAGATGCGTGCCCCCGGCATGACCATGTTCCGTTTGCCGATGACGATCTGGGGCATGTTCATCACCGCCATTTTGCAGGCCTTTGCACTGCCCGTGCTCACCGCGGCCGGCTTCATGCAACTGATGGATCTTAAGTTGGGCACCGGCTTCTTCATTCCCGAAGGCTGGAGCGCCAACAACGCAGTACGAGCTTCCGGCGGCGGTCAGCCGCTGTTGTGGCAACACTTGTTCTGGTTCTATAGTCATCCGGCCGTGTACATCATGATTCTGCCAGCGATGGGCATGGTCTCCGACATTCTCGCTTGCTTTGCCCGCAAGCCGCTGTTCGGCTACAAGCCGATGGTGTACTCGATCGCCGGCATCGCGGGCCTGGGCTTTATCGTGTGGGGCCATCACATGTTCGTCTCGGGGATGAATCCGGTGCTCGGCATGACGTTCATGGTCGCCACCATGTTCATCGCTCTCCCGAGCGCCATCAAAACGTTCAATTGGCTCGGCACGATTTGGGGAGCGAAGATTCAGTTCACGACGCCAATGCTCTTCTCCCTGTAGTTTGTTGAGATGTTCATCATCGGCGGTCTCTCGGGCATCTTCATGGCGGCGACGCCGGTCGACATCTTCATCCACGACACCTACTTCATCGTGGCGCATTTCCATTACGTCTTGTTTGCCGGCACGGCGATGGCCGTCTTTGGTGCAATCTATTTTTGGTTCCCAAAAATGTTCGGCCGGATGATGAACGATCGCTGGGGCAAGGTTCACTTTTTCCTGACGTTCATTTTCTTGAACGGCACGTTCTATCCCATGCACATCCTGGGCTGGGTTGGTTTCCCGCGGCGGTTGGCCGACCCCTACCATTACGAAACGTTCCGGCACTTGTTGCCGCTGAATCAATTCATGACCTGGTGCGCGATTCTGATGGTTGCCACGCAAATAATTTTCGCGTTCAATTTCTTTTACAGCATCTTCTTCGGCCCGAAAGCCGGGCGCAATCCGTGGCATGCGAACTCGTTGGAGTGGATGGCGCCCAGCCCGCCGGGCCACGGCAACTTCGACTTTCAGCCTGTCATTTACCGTGGGCCTTACGAGTACGGCTCGCCGGAAGTTGACATCGATTACTATCCCCAAACCATGCCGCCGCCGACCGACCGGCCTGCGGCGCCCGCGGCACACTGATCATCGCGCCACATATCGAAATCACGATGCCACCTGACGCAAGAAGTTTGCATGAAGGTTGACCGAGAACAAGGTGAATCACGTTGGCCACACCGCTGGGCGGTGCTGTTGGCGTGCGCTACGTTTCCCTTGCTGTGGGTTGGCGGCTTAGTCACCACGACCGACGCGGGAATGGCGGTTCCCGATTGGCCAAATACCTATGGCTACAACTTGTTCCTCTATCCCTGGCAGACTTGGTTAAGTGGGCCCTGGGACTTATTCATTGAGCACGGGCATCGACTGCTCGCTTCGTCTGTTGGTATGCTGACGATTGGCCTGCTGGTATCGTTGTTGCGAACCGAGCACCGTCGCTGGCTCAAAGGCTTGGGTTTCGCGGCATTGGCGCTCGTAATTTTCCAAGGTGTGCTTGGCGGTATGCGGGTTCTGCTCGACGAGCGAACGCTCGCCATGCTACACGGCTGCACGGGGCCGCTGTTCTTCGCGCTCACCGCGGCCATTGTTGTGTTTACGTCCGGCCGATGGACGAAACCGAATTACATTTCCGTCCTCGCAGCCGCCAACATTCGCTGGTTGGCGGTGGCGACCGCCGTGCTGGCCTACCTGCAAATCGTGTTGGGGGCTGTCCTGCGGCACGCGCCGGTAGACGCCCAGCCCATGACGTTCATGCTTGCGGTGAAATCACATCTCGTTCTCGCCGGCGTACTGGC is a window encoding:
- a CDS encoding COX15/CtaA family protein encodes the protein MKVDREQGESRWPHRWAVLLACATFPLLWVGGLVTTTDAGMAVPDWPNTYGYNLFLYPWQTWLSGPWDLFIEHGHRLLASSVGMLTIGLLVSLLRTEHRRWLKGLGFAALALVIFQGVLGGMRVLLDERTLAMLHGCTGPLFFALTAAIVVFTSGRWTKPNYISVLAAANIRWLAVATAVLAYLQIVLGAVLRHAPVDAQPMTFMLAVKSHLVLAGVLALHILALVFLVQIRARRVWPVNRLSIALVGLLLIQSILGASTWVVKFAVPAWATTWISPQTVAAQDGGWAQTHVITAHVAIGSLILATATALALYAQRLLADAPVSQAVPRRELEAAI